From Salinirubellus salinus, the proteins below share one genomic window:
- the msrB gene encoding peptide-methionine (R)-S-oxide reductase MsrB: MSNEPREMPQTDEEWRELLTDEEYRILREKGTEPKFSSDLIDYEGEGTFTCAGCGTELFDSDTKFGSGTGWPSFYDAKEGAVEFEEDRSHGMVRTEVLCANCGGHLGHVFDDGPNPTGQRFCINGAALDVEE; this comes from the coding sequence ATGAGCAACGAACCGCGCGAGATGCCCCAGACCGACGAGGAGTGGCGGGAACTGCTGACCGACGAGGAGTACCGCATCCTCCGCGAGAAGGGGACCGAGCCGAAGTTCTCCTCGGACCTCATCGACTACGAGGGCGAGGGGACGTTCACCTGCGCCGGCTGTGGCACCGAACTGTTCGACTCGGACACGAAGTTCGGCTCCGGAACCGGGTGGCCCTCCTTCTACGACGCGAAGGAGGGCGCCGTCGAGTTCGAGGAGGACCGCTCGCACGGGATGGTCCGCACGGAGGTCCTCTGTGCGAACTGTGGTGGCCACCTCGGCCACGTCTTCGACGACGGGCCGAACCCGACGGGCCAGCGGTTCTGCATCAACGGGGCGGCGCTGGACGTCGAGGAGTGA
- a CDS encoding DUF3592 domain-containing protein — MGRDSGLQIDSVGGPKTLAGAVGFLLVGLAITGYGVYDYTQQSDAIDDAVEVDATVTEVGIESQSSSSTRGVNYEPQVRFTYQYDGETYEGTRLFPATTAPEYETESAARDAVREYEAGENVTAYVVPDDPDGAFLRAQRSDTPLTLAGIGGVLSLLGGVLTVKRYREP; from the coding sequence ATGGGTCGTGACTCCGGCCTGCAGATCGACAGCGTCGGCGGGCCGAAGACGCTCGCGGGTGCCGTCGGCTTCCTGCTCGTCGGCCTCGCCATCACCGGCTACGGCGTCTACGACTACACCCAGCAGTCGGACGCCATCGACGACGCCGTCGAGGTGGACGCCACCGTCACGGAGGTGGGCATCGAGAGCCAGTCGAGCAGTTCGACCCGCGGCGTGAACTACGAACCGCAGGTCCGGTTCACGTACCAGTACGACGGGGAGACCTACGAGGGGACACGGCTGTTCCCCGCGACGACGGCCCCCGAGTACGAGACCGAGTCGGCCGCCCGCGACGCCGTGCGCGAGTACGAGGCCGGCGAGAACGTCACCGCGTACGTCGTGCCCGACGACCCGGACGGGGCGTTCCTCCGGGCCCAGCGCTCGGACACACCGCTGACACTCGCGGGTATCGGCGGGGTCCTGTCGCTGCTCGGCGGCGTGCTGACGGTGAAGCGCTACCGCGAACCCTGA
- a CDS encoding cold-shock protein translates to MATGKVDFFNDTGGYGFISTDDDAVDDDEDVFFHMEDVGGPDLEEGQEVEFDIESSPKGPRASNVVRQ, encoded by the coding sequence ATGGCAACCGGTAAAGTTGACTTCTTCAACGACACAGGCGGCTACGGTTTCATCTCGACTGACGACGACGCGGTCGACGACGACGAGGACGTGTTCTTCCACATGGAGGACGTGGGCGGTCCGGACCTCGAGGAGGGCCAAGAGGTCGAGTTCGACATCGAATCGTCCCCCAAGGGACCGCGCGCGTCGAACGTCGTCCGCCAGTAA
- a CDS encoding MFS transporter has translation MSDTDRRLQFLALYVTRFAGGFGLVTLATLLPDYINLFQPSDFVVGLFTAGLTLGQAAAIVPLAWAGDRYDKRLVLLGSLALSLLTYVAFALVDGSFSFVLVRGLQGAAITGTSLIALSTVGELSPTTERANHIGKANAARLAAGVGGPIAAGAIYSVYGFEVVYAILVALFALAFLGVALFVPRDETRIHGAPFTGLAFNDRILTLTGFRAQYAVAVTLVRTWVPIYAGVEVARGGLGYSTLAAGGLVVGVVIAAEKVTNMLAQPYTGRLSDRFGRSVFVFAGGGAYGLVALCVPFSPAIGAALGAPVAFPVVGALSPAFLPLLALNGLLGVADAFREPASMALFADEGADSDSSGVASSFGIREIVWRPGSVGAPILGGLLMAGPGMAWVFFVGGAAAVSAAVTFVGLLTRTFGRQALTSW, from the coding sequence GTGTCCGACACCGACCGCCGCTTGCAGTTCCTCGCGCTCTACGTCACGCGGTTCGCCGGCGGCTTCGGCCTCGTCACCCTCGCCACGCTCCTGCCCGACTACATCAACCTCTTCCAGCCCTCGGACTTCGTCGTCGGGCTGTTCACCGCCGGGCTGACGCTGGGGCAGGCCGCCGCCATCGTCCCGCTGGCGTGGGCCGGCGACCGGTACGACAAGCGGCTCGTCCTGCTCGGCTCGCTCGCGCTCTCGCTCCTCACCTACGTCGCGTTCGCGCTCGTCGACGGCTCGTTCTCGTTCGTCCTCGTCCGCGGCCTGCAGGGCGCGGCCATCACCGGCACGTCACTCATCGCGCTCTCGACGGTGGGCGAACTCTCGCCGACGACCGAGCGGGCGAACCACATCGGGAAGGCCAACGCCGCCCGGCTGGCCGCCGGCGTCGGTGGCCCCATCGCGGCGGGTGCCATCTACTCCGTCTACGGCTTCGAGGTCGTCTACGCCATCCTCGTGGCCCTGTTTGCGCTCGCGTTCCTCGGCGTCGCGCTGTTCGTCCCCCGCGACGAGACGCGCATCCACGGCGCGCCGTTCACCGGCCTCGCGTTCAACGACCGCATCCTCACGCTCACCGGCTTCCGCGCCCAGTACGCCGTCGCCGTGACCCTCGTCCGGACGTGGGTGCCCATCTACGCCGGCGTCGAGGTGGCTCGCGGCGGTCTCGGTTACTCCACGCTCGCGGCGGGCGGCCTCGTCGTCGGCGTCGTCATCGCCGCCGAGAAGGTGACGAACATGCTCGCCCAGCCCTACACCGGGCGGCTCTCCGACCGCTTCGGTCGCTCCGTGTTCGTCTTCGCCGGCGGCGGGGCCTACGGGCTGGTGGCGCTGTGCGTGCCGTTCTCGCCGGCCATCGGCGCGGCGCTCGGCGCGCCCGTCGCCTTCCCCGTCGTCGGTGCGCTCTCGCCCGCGTTCCTCCCCCTGCTCGCGCTGAACGGTCTGCTCGGTGTGGCCGACGCCTTCCGCGAACCCGCGAGCATGGCGCTGTTCGCCGACGAGGGAGCCGACAGCGACTCCTCGGGCGTGGCCTCCTCGTTCGGCATCCGCGAGATCGTCTGGCGCCCCGGCAGCGTCGGCGCGCCCATCCTCGGCGGCCTCCTGATGGCCGGGCCGGGGATGGCGTGGGTGTTCTTCGTCGGCGGTGCCGCGGCGGTGTCGGCTGCGGTGACGTTCGTCGGCCTGCTGACCCGGACCTTCGGCCGGCAGGCGCTCACGAGTTGGTGA
- a CDS encoding halocyanin domain-containing protein, translated as MNSDADMGRRAFLRTSAGAAAATAAAASAGTAAAQDEVDYGGWFDDVSNFEGTEDFTGQDTVRVEVGAQGNGGAFAFEPPAIRVDPGTTVVFEWTGEGGQHNVLEDGGGYESELIQEAGVHFAVQFEGEGISKYVCQPHETLGMKGAVVVGSGEGDATGSAVEPPAATEAPGGNGGGGGGGEGGDGGTGGEGGEGGGEGGEFAITDLVSGPAGLAMLAMVMALFSPIVFAVVLSLVYRDREE; from the coding sequence ATGAACTCGGACGCCGACATGGGTCGGAGGGCGTTCCTCCGGACGAGCGCGGGTGCCGCGGCCGCGACGGCCGCCGCCGCGAGCGCGGGGACTGCCGCCGCACAGGACGAGGTCGACTACGGTGGCTGGTTCGACGACGTCTCCAACTTCGAGGGGACCGAGGACTTCACCGGGCAGGACACGGTCCGCGTCGAGGTGGGCGCGCAGGGCAACGGCGGCGCGTTCGCGTTCGAGCCGCCGGCCATCCGCGTCGACCCCGGCACCACCGTCGTCTTCGAGTGGACCGGCGAGGGCGGCCAGCACAACGTCCTCGAGGACGGCGGGGGTTACGAGTCCGAACTGATACAGGAGGCCGGCGTCCACTTCGCCGTCCAGTTCGAGGGCGAGGGCATCTCGAAGTACGTCTGTCAACCCCACGAGACCCTCGGGATGAAGGGGGCCGTCGTCGTCGGGAGCGGCGAGGGCGACGCCACCGGCAGCGCCGTCGAACCCCCGGCGGCGACCGAGGCGCCGGGCGGGAACGGCGGTGGTGGCGGCGGTGGCGAGGGCGGCGATGGCGGCACGGGTGGCGAGGGTGGTGAGGGCGGCGGCGAAGGAGGCGAGTTCGCCATCACCGACCTCGTCAGCGGCCCGGCGGGGCTGGCGATGCTCGCGATGGTGATGGCGCTGTTCTCGCCCATCGTGTTCGCCGTCGTCCTCTCGCTCGT
- a CDS encoding acyl-CoA thioesterase, with the protein MADELDSSDADEAADPYHDVWETRVRFAETDAQGVVFFGEYLTYLDETFAAFLEAIDYPYDQLVAEGWETHVVNVDVDYHGAARFPDDLVCGTYVGAIRNSSLTFEWRCRRGEETLASGTATHVAVDAEGGGSVRVPDSFRDAVVGFQSVAPDPV; encoded by the coding sequence ATGGCAGACGAACTCGATTCGAGCGACGCGGACGAGGCGGCCGATCCGTACCACGACGTGTGGGAGACGCGGGTCCGGTTCGCCGAGACGGACGCGCAGGGCGTGGTGTTCTTCGGCGAGTACCTCACCTACCTCGACGAGACGTTCGCGGCGTTCCTCGAGGCGATCGACTACCCCTACGACCAGCTCGTCGCGGAGGGCTGGGAGACGCACGTCGTGAACGTCGACGTGGACTACCACGGCGCCGCGAGGTTCCCCGACGACCTCGTCTGCGGTACCTACGTCGGCGCCATCCGGAACAGTAGCCTCACGTTCGAGTGGCGGTGTCGTCGGGGCGAGGAGACACTCGCGTCGGGGACGGCCACCCACGTCGCCGTCGACGCCGAGGGCGGAGGGTCGGTGCGGGTTCCGGACTCGTTTCGCGACGCCGTCGTCGGCTTCCAGTCGGTCGCACCGGACCCGGTCTGA
- a CDS encoding DUF7571 family protein, with translation MKQCHRCLAVVDEYTLDKQLEPLRDLTVDDFNLCADCTTIVPDACVDCGGAVYVPRGSTDPDICPACRVDRIRHTGEDPGWTCDTVSS, from the coding sequence ATGAAACAGTGTCACCGCTGTCTGGCGGTCGTCGACGAGTACACTCTGGACAAACAACTCGAGCCCCTGCGCGACCTGACGGTCGACGACTTCAACCTCTGTGCGGACTGTACGACCATCGTCCCGGACGCGTGTGTGGACTGCGGCGGTGCGGTGTACGTCCCGCGCGGGTCGACCGACCCCGACATCTGCCCTGCCTGCCGGGTCGACCGCATCCGGCACACCGGCGAGGACCCCGGCTGGACCTGCGACACGGTGTCGAGCTGA
- a CDS encoding response regulator → MTTETPARRKPSDGSTTPIHVLVVDDDPHLLTIADQFLSREDGFEVATAENALDACRVLREERVDCVVSDYRMPAVDGMDLLETIRETEDVPFVMFTNKGSDELEDRVGRLDDTAYVRKGVGTERYDELASTVRGVVEARDGNTE, encoded by the coding sequence ATGACGACAGAGACGCCGGCCAGACGGAAACCGTCCGACGGGTCCACGACACCGATACACGTACTGGTGGTCGACGACGACCCGCACCTCCTCACCATCGCCGACCAGTTCCTGTCGCGCGAGGACGGGTTCGAGGTGGCGACGGCCGAGAACGCGCTGGACGCCTGTCGCGTCCTCCGGGAGGAGCGGGTCGACTGCGTCGTCAGCGACTACCGGATGCCCGCCGTCGACGGCATGGACCTGCTCGAGACCATCCGGGAGACGGAGGACGTCCCGTTCGTCATGTTCACGAACAAGGGGTCGGACGAACTGGAAGACCGGGTGGGGCGTCTCGACGACACCGCCTACGTCCGGAAGGGTGTGGGGACCGAGCGGTACGACGAACTCGCCTCGACGGTCCGGGGGGTGGTCGAGGCACGCGACGGGAACACCGAATAG
- a CDS encoding DUF6663 family protein, which translates to MTEQTTEGEYRVLESTRDRAEWLLLDVESADPTYVAREGYDEPLQSAVDGVTAGNRLRAELVWDDGDPRFDDLEVIEETTVAFTRTREDLFGDAHGAWRDAEEAGQPMGSRVLVGQQGGQPVGVVYTFADQPGQRDLFEEFRDGVKPLEPLLERLTEAEDPPFAAFVVDHHDLPFLAVVLAFDRDGVLATTMRETYFGASLFDSGALDVDVAGGYEGDFDFDAPGGSGGHDHDHD; encoded by the coding sequence GTGACCGAGCAGACCACCGAGGGAGAGTACCGCGTGCTGGAGTCGACACGCGACCGGGCGGAGTGGCTCCTGCTCGACGTCGAGAGCGCCGACCCAACGTACGTGGCCCGCGAGGGGTACGACGAGCCGTTGCAGTCGGCCGTCGACGGGGTGACGGCGGGCAACCGCCTCCGGGCCGAGCTCGTGTGGGACGACGGTGACCCGCGGTTCGACGACCTCGAGGTCATCGAGGAGACGACGGTCGCGTTCACCCGCACGCGGGAGGACCTGTTCGGCGACGCCCACGGAGCGTGGCGCGACGCGGAGGAGGCCGGCCAGCCGATGGGGTCGCGGGTGCTGGTCGGGCAACAGGGCGGCCAGCCGGTCGGCGTCGTCTACACCTTCGCCGACCAGCCGGGCCAGCGCGACCTGTTCGAGGAGTTCCGCGACGGCGTGAAGCCGCTCGAACCCCTGCTCGAACGACTCACCGAGGCCGAGGACCCGCCGTTCGCCGCGTTCGTCGTCGACCACCACGACCTGCCGTTCCTCGCGGTGGTGCTCGCGTTCGACCGGGACGGCGTCCTCGCGACGACGATGCGCGAGACGTACTTCGGCGCCTCGCTGTTCGACTCGGGCGCGCTCGACGTGGACGTGGCCGGCGGCTACGAGGGGGATTTCGACTTCGACGCGCCCGGTGGCAGCGGTGGCCACGACCACGACCACGACTGA